From the genome of Monomorium pharaonis isolate MP-MQ-018 chromosome 1, ASM1337386v2, whole genome shotgun sequence:
GGTTGCTCGAGGATTGCCAGAACTACCTCTCCATCAGCTTCTGCAAAGATCACAGAGACAGCATTAATCACAAGGATTCCTGTGCTCCCTTGTCGCTGTGtctttatttcaatttgcTAGATGCAAGTGAAAAATGGTCTTTGAACATGGACTACCTGCGACAAGTTCCCAAACAGAATACGTTTCAGAACATGAATGACTATGTAGATGCTGCATTTTCGCTTTACACTGAAGACATTCAGGCTTTTCCAGAATTGTCACATGACAACTTTCAACCCTATCACTCAGAATATCTCACTTATCCTTTAACGTTGTTTCATGCTATGCAAATATTAGACTTCAACTTAGAAGATGGAAATTTGATTATTCATGTTGTAGTTGCGAGTCATCTTGAAGAAAATACTACGGAAGCATGGGAAGTTCTGCTACATTTTATGGAGCCTGGAACAATATTGATGATAGTAATGATAGGATCACAATTAAAGCGTAAATCCCATTGTAAATTAATCCTTTGCGATAACTGTGTATTGTTACAGAAGCAGATTTTGTTAGAGTTTCACAATGTACTATATATAGACTATGTTCACAGCTTGTTGTATGAAAAACCAGATGTGGTTGTAAGATTTAATATTGGTCTTGAATTCCCAGATTGTACGTCTACTATAATAAGTTGGACATCGTGCATACAGATGTTAGCGAAACAAAAGTGTCCATTAGTCTTTACACGTTGTATGAAATTAGAGCGGGAAGTAGATAGAGTAAACGCCATTCTAGATAAGAAAGTAGACTATCTTTATAATGGAAAGAATCCATTTGGTTGTTTAGCTCCACGTAGACACATCTGGCCCAAGCAGGTGTTTTGTGCAAACCATTACATAACAGTCTACAGAAATCTTTGTAAATAACTGACATGTATAATTTGGGCGACTGATAAACTAAAAACCatgtttaatattgaaaacattACAGTGCATATGaagtatataaagtaaaaatggaACTGAATTTGTAAACATGTGAATGAAAAACTAATCCAACTCTAATTTtgctaattaaatataaaaaaaaatacaaatttttcatttcctattttattaaaaaatattttattttttatttagaaaattttttatttaaaaaattttgtttaattgaattttttgtgtgaaaattattttatttttttaaatttccattTGCTGtttaacaaattgttattttacgtTTAAGCTTGTttctatgttatatatatgttacttGAAAGCGTTTATATTCAGAAAGTCATACGAGCTTACAGGGTAATGAAAtgtaatagatttataaacTACAGCGAGtatgtgaaataaattctaacatccaaaatcaatattaaagatCTATTTATGTACAATCCAAAAATCTTAAGgactattttatttacgagTTGATTACGTTTACCgaatatgaatatattgtaatagagcatataaatacaataacataaatgtcataaattaatagtattatggctgttaatttttattatcgattttgtttgtattaaagataaaactttGCGTCAactatttgtaataaaatacatttctttgtattaaaatacgtatcaaatgcttctaataaaatattaatatttcaatggttacttttattaaatttgtggtaaggacaaaaaaattttcatagcTTATGACaatcttaatcttttttataccttaatcttttattaaaattgttttatcacattaaattatatgtatttggATGAATTCAAATTCAAGCCAGTCGGCGATTAGGCCTGCTCGAATGTGATTGATTTTTATCTGTGGATTCAACCAATCGTGTCCGAGCAGGTCTAGTGCCACGGTTTTTGGAACGCACGATGATCAGCCGATAGACGCGCGGAAAGTAAATCGTCGACTGAGCATGCGCACCAATGCAAGACCCGCGAAAGCACGTAACACATTCGAGAGCggcatttgtttttttttatgtcgaGGAAAAGTTTTCATGATATAACAAGACTGAACCAGCTGCAATGGAACCAGACAAGATAATTCAAATCTCGTTAAAAGCGTCTTGTGGTACTCGTGACTATGACTGTTTCTACGCGACCATGTGTCACGTCTGCAAGGAATTCGGCGACGGCGTCGCGTTAAAGAGATGCGGTGGCTGCGGCATGATCGCCTACTGCAGTCAGGAGCATCAAAAGTACCACTGGAAGCAGCATAAATCTTTGTGCAAAGCCGTACAGGATGCGAGGCGAGACGACAGCGTGATGAATAGCGATGCAACTTCGAGGGACGGTTACATGCGGGTCATCAGGGAGCTGGTGACATCGAAGCTGAAACGTCATCTGGAGAGATTCGAGGCGGAAATGTTCCTATTCGCGAGGAAGTGCATAGTCTGCCACGAGCGGGACGGACGGTTGCTGGAGGACTGTCAAGATTGTTTTTCCGCCAGCTTCTGCAAGGATCACAGGGACAATGTTGAGCATAAGGATTTCTGCGATGCTTTGAAACTGTGcctttattacaatttagcAAATAAAACACCGCTATCTGCAAAATACTTTCAACATGTTCCTGACGTGAGTACTTTTCGGAACATGAGTGACTACGTGAACGCTGCCTTTTCAACGGACATTTGTCGTGAACGCATTAGGAACATTGAGAGGGCTCCAACAGAAACAATGGCATACAATGTCTTTACAGCCATGTACTCGAGATATCTTACGTATCCCTTGACATTGTTTCATGCCATgcagatattaaattatgctGCAAAGAGTCATTTAGTCATTCATGTTATAGCTGCAGATACTATTGAACAAACTCTTATTACGCCAATATGGGAAGTTTTGCTGCATTTAATGGAGCCTGTGATgtcattgttaattattatgatagGGCCAGGATTAAGATATGAATCCCATCCGAATCAATTATCTATTTGTAAGAGCtgtttattgaaaaagaagaaaatttcaTTGCTATTTTACCAGACATTTTATGACTACTATGCGTGTagtcaattttttgtaaaaccagactttattatagaatttaacATAGATCTTAAGGAACACAATATTGAAATTAGGACGCCGTGTATACATTTGATAGCAAAACAAGACTGTCCATACATCTTTACTTGTTATAAAAAGGAATTGGAAGAAGTTGACATAATAAACACCATTCTGAATAAGAAAGTAGATTATGtctacaaagaaaaaaatccatTTGCTAGTTTACTGCCAATTAGAAAAGCCTGGTGCGAACAAGTATTATACCAGAATTGTTATGTAGCTGTCTACAAAAGTCTTTGTtcataattgatatatttaagtGACCAATATAGACTGAAAGCTAAGTTTGTTATTGAAGTAAGGGCGGGTTTATCAATGCTCAGctaagttaaatttgactaaTAGTTAAATACTAACTGTAAGCTATGTGTTTATCAAAGTTAGTATTTAACTAttagtcaaatttaacttagCTGAGCATTGATAAACCCGCCCTAAGTGTTAAAAGGTACACAAAGTTAAAAGTATGcgttataaatgtaattttacatttagtcCATAAGTACGTGAAGGTTACTTTGATCTAGACATaagctattaatttaatgattaaatatatcacaatagaattttttacaaatattacttcctaattcttattttcgattaaaaattattttttcagtatttattttctgtatatgaaaattactttatattttaaggatGTTTAGTTTATAGTTGCTTAAAAATGAAACCACATCAAAAGTCACCCAAGTATTAATGAGGATTGATATGTGCTGTGTGTATGTGCTGTGTGTAAgacgtgaaaaaaatttttattttagctaCAGTGAGATGTcttgaaataaactttaacAGATTCAATACCGCAGGATTTTTGCCtatttataatctaaaaatgtagaaattctAAAGgttattttctgtttattaTGAGATTATTCTGTATTTGTTAAGAATAACAGATTGTAGGCAATAAGACTTGGTTTATTGTTTGTaatgagatatatatatttttgttttaaatgttttgtgCTTTGAATATACTAAGCGTTttcaataagatattaatacaataactATTATcgaatttttgtttgtaataaagataaaaatttttcattataaaatatatatatgttaagtTATcgaagtaataattattttctttttatcccTTTCTAAACTGATATACGCGATAGCTGACAGCTGCCTACAATAGTCGATCAAAACAATGGCAGAAATCGAGTGGCCCTGGCAATACAGTTTCCCGCCGTTCTTTACGTGAGTATCGTTGCGAGAAGCGTATTGCagcaaaattcaatttattaacaatagcATATATGTGccaagattaataaaatttaattattgtttcttataaaatttatttttgacgaAAACCTGTATATTGCAGGTTAGGAACGTCGATTGCCTGCaagatttatttcacaaaataaCAGATTCTCTTTCATGAGAATCTCGAGATTTTGTTACGCGATTtacatcattttatttattatagactTCAACCTCACGCGGACACCAGAACTAAACAGATAGCTGCCTGGAAAAACTTGGTGCTCGAGTATTATCGTGTCACGAAGCAGGCGGTTGTAGACGTGCGCGAAGTGCACACGAATCCTCTGTTTAATAATGCCAACATAAACAGTATCCTTATTTGTCGTATTGAGTGACAATTGTTTCGCCAATTTTGTCGCGTATTACACTAAATGTAATATTCATATTAGatgtttttaatcttttcagccattaatttgtttaattatttgttaaagcTTACCATTATTTCAGCTTATTATCTTAGTTTCTTAACGTGTAATTGTACATTAAACTTAGAATAGTTAATTTATCTGTCAGCTGAAAGCTCCTTAATGGCACTATACCAGGAAGATTACCATCTGAAGCTGTGCTAGTGATATTAGAAGAATTAGGAAAATCTGGAAATGCGTCTCCGCTGGATAAGACCAAACAGAGATGGCTGGTTTATTGGCATACTTTAGAAGAATGGGGTGACATAATATATAACTGGGCACAGGAAAATGGCTTTATTGGTTCTGTATGTACTCTCTTTGAATTGA
Proteins encoded in this window:
- the LOC105833004 gene encoding vacuolar protein-sorting-associated protein 25; the protein is MAEIEWPWQYSFPPFFTLQPHADTRTKQIAAWKNLVLEYYRVTKQAVVDVREVHTNPLFNNANINRRLPSEAVLVILEELGKSGNASPLDKTKQRWLVYWHTLEEWGDIIYNWAQENGFIGSVCTLFELTQGEDTAGQEFHGLDMEVLIRSLKTLEAARKAELILFDDNQGIKFF
- the LOC105832996 gene encoding uncharacterized protein LOC105832996 is translated as MELKEKLAALRRKSFDRHYNRCFYATMCHVCKKYGDGVTLKKCSRCGMMAYCSREHQKHDWKQHKPLCDAIQDVLRKSKSDVVNRNLDDTALVGFTKEVSIKMGRELNASETDMLIFPRKCAVCHERNGWLLEDCQNYLSISFCKDHRDSINHKDSCAPLSLCLYFNLLDASEKWSLNMDYLRQVPKQNTFQNMNDYVDAAFSLYTEDIQAFPELSHDNFQPYHSEYLTYPLTLFHAMQILDFNLEDGNLIIHVVVASHLEENTTEAWEVLLHFMEPGTILMIVMIGSQLKRKSHCKLILCDNCVLLQKQILLEFHNVLYIDYVHSLLYEKPDVVVRFNIGLEFPDCTSTIISWTSCIQMLAKQKCPLVFTRCMKLEREVDRVNAILDKKVDYLYNGKNPFGCLAPRRHIWPKQVFCANHYITVYRNLCK